A single Actinomadura algeriensis DNA region contains:
- a CDS encoding response regulator has product MRVLIVDDHALFRRGLEMVLQEEDDIEVIGEGGDGHEAVQMAGDLLPDVVLMDIRMPRRSGIEACTAIKDAAPSAKIVMLTISDEEEDLFEAIKAGATGYLLKEISIDEVPQAVRAVHGGQSLISPSMASKLITEFASLAKRSEERTQQVPAPKLTDREMEVLRLVARGLGNREIARELFISENTVKNHVRNILEKLQLHSRMEAVVYAVREKLLEIT; this is encoded by the coding sequence ATCCGCGTGCTCATCGTCGACGACCACGCGCTGTTCCGCCGCGGTCTGGAAATGGTCCTCCAGGAAGAGGACGACATCGAGGTCATCGGCGAGGGCGGGGACGGGCACGAGGCCGTCCAGATGGCCGGAGACCTGCTGCCCGACGTCGTCCTGATGGACATCAGGATGCCCCGCCGCAGCGGCATCGAGGCATGCACCGCCATCAAGGACGCGGCCCCGAGCGCGAAGATCGTCATGCTGACGATCAGCGACGAGGAAGAAGACCTCTTCGAGGCGATCAAGGCCGGGGCGACCGGCTACCTCCTCAAGGAGATCTCCATCGACGAGGTGCCGCAGGCCGTCCGCGCCGTGCACGGCGGCCAGTCGCTGATCAGCCCGTCCATGGCCTCCAAGCTCATCACCGAGTTCGCCTCCCTGGCCAAGCGCAGCGAGGAGCGCACCCAGCAGGTCCCGGCGCCCAAGCTCACCGACCGCGAGATGGAGGTCCTGCGCCTGGTCGCCCGCGGGCTCGGCAACCGCGAGATCGCCCGCGAGCTGTTCATCTCCGAGAACACGGTCAAGAACCACGTCCGGAACATCCTCGAGAAGCTCCAGCTCCACTCCCGGATGGAAGCCGTCGTCTACGCCGTCCGCGAAAAACTTCTAGAGATCACCTGA
- the hpf gene encoding ribosome hibernation-promoting factor, HPF/YfiA family: MDITVRGRHTDVGDRFRRHVDGKLAKIERLNQKVIRVDVEVSEEHNPRLADRRERVELTIRSRGPVIRAEAAADDRYGALDLALDKLESRLRRDGERRKSHGGKARAKLATMEPIPEPPIPAPEPPPRAARAAHTAVQERPDPETAVSTDENIVPIPMEGDGPIVVREKFHEAEPMGIEQALFEMELVGHDFYLYRDKATGHPSVVYRRRGWDYGVIRLVEE; the protein is encoded by the coding sequence GTGGACATCACCGTGAGGGGCCGGCACACCGATGTGGGCGACCGGTTCCGCCGGCACGTCGACGGCAAGCTGGCCAAGATCGAGCGGCTCAACCAGAAGGTCATCCGCGTGGATGTGGAGGTGTCGGAGGAGCACAACCCGCGTCTCGCCGACCGGCGCGAGCGAGTGGAGCTGACGATCCGTTCCCGGGGCCCGGTGATCCGGGCCGAGGCGGCGGCCGACGACCGTTACGGCGCGCTCGACCTGGCGCTGGACAAGCTCGAGTCGCGGCTCCGCCGCGACGGCGAACGCCGCAAGAGCCACGGCGGCAAGGCGCGCGCCAAGCTCGCGACGATGGAACCGATCCCGGAACCGCCGATCCCCGCGCCGGAACCGCCGCCGCGCGCGGCGCGCGCGGCACACACGGCCGTCCAGGAGCGGCCCGATCCCGAGACCGCGGTCTCGACGGACGAGAACATCGTCCCCATCCCAATGGAGGGCGACGGGCCGATCGTCGTTCGCGAGAAGTTCCACGAGGCCGAGCCGATGGGCATCGAGCAGGCGCTGTTCGAGATGGAACTCGTCGGCCACGACTTCTACCTGTACCGGGACAAGGCCACCGGCCACCCCTCGGTCGTCTACCGGAGAAGAGGCTGGGACTACGGAGTGATCAGGCTCGTCGAAGAGTGA
- a CDS encoding ComF family protein, with the protein MTAIREGAAASAPVWVVWVPSGRRALRRRGLDVTGELAVEAARLLRAEGAAVRAVHALRQRRGVADQAGLTAPQRAANLRGAIEVRAPVAGRRIVLVDDVVTTGASLSEAARALRAAGAEVVGAATVAMTPRRR; encoded by the coding sequence GTGACGGCGATCCGGGAGGGGGCGGCGGCCTCAGCCCCGGTGTGGGTGGTGTGGGTGCCTTCGGGGCGGCGGGCGCTACGGCGGCGCGGGCTGGACGTGACGGGGGAGCTGGCGGTGGAGGCGGCGCGGCTCCTGCGGGCGGAGGGCGCGGCGGTCAGGGCCGTGCACGCGCTGCGCCAGCGGCGCGGGGTGGCCGACCAGGCGGGCCTGACGGCGCCGCAGCGGGCGGCCAACCTGCGGGGCGCCATCGAGGTGCGGGCGCCGGTGGCCGGGCGGCGCATCGTCCTGGTGGACGACGTCGTGACCACCGGGGCGTCGCTCTCCGAAGCGGCCCGGGCCCTGCGCGCGGCGGGAGCGGAGGTGGTGGGGGCGGCCACGGTGGCCATGACCCCGCGGCGGAGATGA
- a CDS encoding LpqB family beta-propeller domain-containing protein, which produces MNRLLGLTMLCAAVLVSGTGCAGVPSGGQVVAGMPAERAERVDDPYVRLIPVEPDADWGPAEIVSGFLAASASFDDDHRVAKQYLGAKTRWDPGPRPFVTVLTDRIVAPQVVQAEGGQATVRITGQQLGTITSDGQYTAAPKDLDVTFQLARSPQGVWRITGLPGGDKAGLILTKDDVERAMRTVNLYFFAPDRHTLVPNGIFLPVVNRQTLPTQLVRALLSGPTSWLNGAVRSAFPDGTELRGPVDIDNDVATVDLTAAARGGNVERMSAQLGWTLRQLSEIQRWRLRIDGETVTADGMDATQSVYAWAENSPDGPDAKGKGHQNAYVVGETGALGTLRGDRAHPVAATAGSLARPAVSPDYGEVAGLSQARDQLIVASPVTNAAVPRVLLNAHDEAVFTAPSWSPDGTLWTVESTSEGSDLWVRRPGRTPVRAAHWGLSGREVLAFHIARDGVRAAVIVRIDGRPQVQIGRIAHAPDGSLDVGAFLPVSSELQDAVDIAWRDYGTLAVLGRAKRDSQTLPFLMPVSGSAITSLGVGSLGEPETITAAPGAPVLIGTRAVGEQKICRQRSPANTYSPWICSTAGRDPHYPR; this is translated from the coding sequence ATGAACCGCCTGCTCGGCCTCACCATGCTCTGCGCCGCCGTCCTGGTGAGCGGCACCGGCTGCGCCGGAGTCCCCAGCGGCGGCCAGGTCGTCGCCGGCATGCCCGCCGAACGCGCCGAACGCGTCGACGACCCGTACGTCCGGCTCATCCCCGTCGAGCCCGACGCCGACTGGGGCCCGGCCGAGATCGTCTCCGGCTTCCTCGCCGCGTCCGCCAGCTTCGACGACGACCACCGGGTCGCCAAGCAGTACCTCGGCGCCAAGACCCGCTGGGACCCCGGGCCCCGCCCGTTCGTCACCGTCCTGACGGACCGGATCGTCGCCCCCCAGGTCGTCCAGGCCGAAGGCGGGCAGGCCACCGTCCGGATCACCGGCCAGCAGCTCGGCACCATCACCTCCGACGGCCAGTACACCGCCGCCCCCAAGGACCTCGACGTCACCTTCCAGCTCGCCAGGTCCCCGCAGGGCGTCTGGCGGATCACCGGCCTGCCCGGCGGCGACAAGGCCGGCCTGATCCTCACCAAGGACGACGTGGAGCGCGCCATGCGCACCGTCAACCTGTACTTCTTCGCCCCCGACCGGCACACGCTCGTCCCCAACGGGATCTTCCTGCCGGTCGTGAACCGCCAGACGCTCCCCACCCAGCTCGTCCGGGCGCTCCTCAGCGGCCCCACGTCCTGGCTGAACGGCGCCGTGCGCAGCGCCTTCCCCGACGGAACCGAACTGCGCGGTCCCGTCGACATCGACAACGACGTCGCGACCGTCGACCTCACCGCGGCCGCCCGCGGCGGCAACGTCGAACGCATGTCCGCCCAGCTCGGCTGGACGCTCCGGCAGCTGTCGGAGATCCAGCGCTGGCGGCTGCGCATCGACGGGGAGACCGTCACCGCCGACGGCATGGACGCCACCCAGTCCGTCTATGCCTGGGCGGAGAACTCGCCCGACGGGCCCGACGCGAAGGGCAAGGGCCACCAGAACGCCTACGTCGTCGGCGAGACCGGCGCCCTCGGCACCCTGCGCGGCGACCGCGCCCACCCCGTCGCCGCCACCGCCGGCAGCCTGGCGCGCCCGGCCGTGTCCCCCGACTACGGGGAGGTCGCCGGGCTCAGCCAGGCCCGCGACCAGCTCATCGTCGCCTCGCCCGTCACCAACGCGGCCGTCCCCCGCGTCCTGCTGAACGCGCACGACGAGGCCGTCTTCACCGCCCCGTCCTGGAGCCCGGACGGCACGCTGTGGACGGTGGAGAGCACGTCGGAGGGCTCCGACCTCTGGGTGCGCCGGCCCGGCCGGACGCCCGTACGGGCCGCCCACTGGGGCCTGAGCGGCCGCGAGGTCCTCGCCTTCCACATCGCCCGCGACGGGGTGCGCGCCGCCGTCATCGTCCGCATCGACGGCCGTCCCCAGGTACAGATCGGCCGCATCGCCCACGCCCCGGACGGCAGCCTGGACGTCGGCGCGTTCCTCCCCGTCAGCTCCGAACTGCAGGACGCCGTCGACATCGCCTGGCGCGACTACGGCACCCTCGCCGTCCTCGGCCGGGCCAAGCGGGACTCCCAGACGCTCCCGTTCCTGATGCCCGTCAGCGGCAGCGCCATCACCTCCCTCGGCGTCGGCTCCCTCGGCGAACCCGAGACGATCACCGCCGCCCCCGGCGCGCCCGTCCTCATCGGCACCCGCGCCGTCGGCGAGCAGAAGATCTGCCGCCAACGCTCCCCCGCGAACACCTACAGCCCCTGGATCTGCTCCACCGCAGGCCGCGACCCCCACTACCCCCGCTGA
- the mtrB gene encoding MtrAB system histidine kinase MtrB, translating into MRSAGRFARRILGTLRRLLRAAVRQAFTRWRRSIQVRVVTSTLFISGIVVVILGAFLMQQVSSALMESKVKSARLQLDEGLAQVQRDLGNSSGNGSRLNSTIDRLRSSSGPSGLYEVYIRDTNEQYFDGYATNELREASVPKRLREELANAPAGTRAYTYGELSYIGERPSERGLIVGGRTGQFELYYLFSLEQEQETLTTVERSLVGVGIVLVLLLAAIASLVTRQVVIPVRLAAQGAQRLAAGRLEERMRVRGEDDLARLGRSFNEMAENLQEKIRELEDLSQVQRQFVSDVSHELRTPLTTIRIAADMLYENRDTFGDAAVGRSAELLQSQLERFEALLADLLEISRHDAGAATLDAESFDMRDLVLRTVGDIQGLAEHKGSKVVLQLPGEPCMAEVDRRRVERILRNLLVNAVEHGEGEDIVVSAAADRDAVAVAVRDHGVGLKPGEGQMVFDRFWRADPARARTTGGTGLGLSISREDAQLHGGWLQAWGEPGHGSQFRLSLPRVAGEELRGSPLPLVPPGAGDARPVFAELEAGE; encoded by the coding sequence ATGAGGAGCGCGGGGCGGTTCGCGCGGCGGATCCTGGGCACCCTCCGGCGGCTCCTGCGCGCGGCCGTCCGCCAGGCGTTCACCCGCTGGCGCCGCTCCATCCAGGTACGCGTCGTCACCTCGACCCTGTTCATCTCCGGGATCGTCGTGGTGATCCTGGGCGCGTTCCTGATGCAGCAGGTCTCGTCCGCACTGATGGAGAGCAAGGTCAAGTCAGCTCGGCTCCAGCTGGACGAGGGCCTGGCCCAAGTCCAACGCGACCTGGGCAACTCTTCGGGGAACGGCAGCAGGCTGAACTCCACCATCGACCGGCTCCGGTCCAGCAGCGGACCGTCCGGCCTGTACGAGGTGTACATCCGCGACACGAACGAGCAGTACTTCGACGGGTACGCCACCAACGAACTGCGCGAGGCGAGCGTCCCGAAACGCCTCCGCGAGGAACTCGCCAACGCGCCCGCGGGCACCCGCGCCTACACCTACGGCGAACTCTCCTACATCGGCGAACGTCCGTCCGAACGCGGCCTCATCGTCGGGGGACGCACCGGCCAGTTCGAGCTGTACTACCTGTTCTCCCTGGAACAGGAACAGGAGACCCTCACCACCGTCGAACGCTCCCTGGTCGGAGTGGGGATCGTCCTGGTCCTCCTCCTGGCCGCGATCGCCTCGCTGGTGACGCGCCAGGTCGTCATCCCCGTCCGGCTCGCCGCGCAGGGTGCTCAGCGCCTCGCCGCCGGACGGCTCGAAGAGCGCATGCGGGTCCGCGGCGAGGACGACCTCGCCCGCCTCGGCCGCTCGTTCAACGAGATGGCCGAGAACCTGCAGGAGAAGATCCGCGAACTCGAAGATCTCTCGCAGGTGCAGCGCCAGTTCGTCTCCGACGTCTCGCACGAGCTGCGCACCCCGCTCACCACCATCCGCATCGCGGCCGACATGCTCTACGAGAACCGCGACACCTTCGGCGACGCCGCCGTCGGCCGCTCCGCCGAACTCCTGCAGAGCCAGCTCGAACGGTTCGAGGCCCTGCTCGCCGACCTGCTGGAGATCAGCCGGCACGACGCCGGCGCCGCCACCCTGGACGCCGAGTCGTTCGACATGCGCGACCTCGTGCTGCGCACCGTCGGCGACATCCAGGGCCTCGCCGAGCACAAGGGCAGCAAGGTCGTCCTGCAACTGCCCGGCGAACCCTGCATGGCCGAGGTGGACCGCCGCCGCGTCGAGCGCATCCTGCGGAACCTGCTGGTCAACGCCGTCGAGCACGGCGAGGGCGAGGACATCGTCGTGTCCGCCGCGGCCGACCGCGACGCCGTCGCCGTCGCCGTCCGCGACCACGGCGTCGGACTGAAACCGGGGGAGGGACAAATGGTCTTCGACCGCTTCTGGCGCGCCGACCCCGCGCGCGCACGCACCACCGGGGGAACCGGCCTCGGCCTGTCCATCTCCCGCGAGGACGCCCAGCTCCACGGCGGCTGGCTGCAGGCATGGGGCGAACCGGGGCACGGCTCCCAGTTCCGCCTGTCCCTGCCCCGCGTCGCGGGCGAGGAACTCCGCGGCTCGCCGCTCCCGCTCGTCCCGCCCGGCGCGGGCGACGCCCGTCCCGTCTTCGCGGAACTGGAGGCCGGCGAATGA
- the mtrA gene encoding MtrAB system response regulator MtrA yields the protein MRGRVLVVDDDLALAEMLGIVLRGEGFEPSFVHDGDKALEAFRETRPDLVLLDLMLPGADGIDVCRQIRAESGIPIVMLTAKSDTVDVVLGLESGADDYIVKPFKPKELVARVRARLRRTDEPAPETLQIGDITIDVAGHSVKRGDQHIPLTPLEFDLLVALARKPRQVFTREVLLEQVWGYRHAADTRLVNVHVQRLRAKIEKDPERPEIVVTVRGVGYKAGPA from the coding sequence ATGAGAGGACGTGTACTGGTCGTCGACGACGACCTCGCGCTCGCCGAGATGCTCGGCATCGTGCTGAGGGGCGAGGGCTTCGAGCCCTCGTTCGTGCACGACGGCGACAAGGCGCTCGAGGCGTTCCGGGAGACCCGCCCCGACCTCGTGCTGCTGGACCTGATGCTGCCCGGCGCCGACGGCATCGACGTCTGCCGGCAGATCCGGGCCGAGTCGGGCATCCCGATCGTGATGCTGACCGCCAAGAGCGACACCGTCGACGTCGTCCTCGGGCTCGAATCGGGCGCCGACGACTACATCGTCAAGCCGTTCAAGCCGAAGGAGCTGGTCGCGCGCGTACGCGCGCGCCTGCGCCGCACCGACGAACCCGCCCCCGAGACCCTGCAGATCGGCGACATCACCATCGACGTCGCCGGGCACTCGGTCAAGCGCGGCGACCAGCACATCCCCCTCACCCCGCTGGAGTTCGACCTCCTTGTCGCCCTGGCCCGCAAGCCGCGCCAGGTTTTCACCCGCGAGGTCCTCCTCGAGCAGGTGTGGGGCTACCGGCACGCCGCCGACACCCGCCTGGTCAACGTGCACGTCCAGCGGCTCCGGGCCAAGATCGAGAAGGATCCCGAGCGCCCGGAGATCGTGGTGACCGTGCGCGGTGTCGGCTACAAGGCCGGACCTGCCTGA
- a CDS encoding DUF4129 domain-containing protein, protein MLGSSTLDPIDREQAREMARRELEKQVYQREEPSWLERTWNDFLDWLRELLNRAPSGEPQGGSGSGLLAIVVIVLVLAAAIALVAWLMWGRGNPRSRRGALLDEERPATALDHRTAAERHAAAGQWAEAIRERLRAVARDLEERAVLGPRPGRTADELAGEAGAAVPELADALRAAVRIFDDVWYGDRPGTADGYAQVKDLDDRLRAARPAPLESDGLVPAGRAGTPGTGDEDGGPRW, encoded by the coding sequence ATGCTCGGCTCCTCGACGCTCGATCCGATCGACCGCGAGCAGGCCCGCGAGATGGCCCGCCGCGAACTGGAGAAGCAGGTCTACCAGCGGGAAGAGCCGTCCTGGCTGGAACGGACCTGGAACGACTTCCTGGACTGGCTGCGCGAGCTGCTCAACCGGGCGCCGAGCGGCGAACCGCAGGGCGGCAGCGGCAGCGGCCTGCTGGCGATCGTGGTGATCGTGCTGGTGCTGGCGGCCGCGATCGCGCTGGTCGCCTGGCTGATGTGGGGGCGCGGCAACCCCCGCTCGCGGCGCGGGGCGCTGCTGGACGAGGAGCGGCCCGCGACGGCGCTCGACCACCGGACGGCCGCCGAGCGGCACGCGGCGGCCGGGCAGTGGGCCGAGGCGATCCGCGAGCGGCTCCGCGCGGTGGCGCGGGACCTGGAGGAACGCGCCGTCCTCGGGCCGCGGCCGGGCCGCACCGCGGACGAGCTGGCGGGCGAGGCCGGCGCGGCGGTGCCCGAGCTCGCGGACGCGCTGCGCGCCGCCGTGCGGATCTTCGACGACGTCTGGTACGGCGACCGCCCCGGCACCGCCGACGGGTACGCGCAGGTCAAGGACCTGGACGACCGGTTGCGCGCGGCCCGTCCGGCGCCGCTGGAGTCCGACGGGCTCGTCCCGGCCGGCCGGGCCGGGACGCCCGGGACGGGCGATGAGGACGGGGGACCGCGATGGTGA
- a CDS encoding DUF4350 domain-containing protein, producing the protein MVMQAPPAGPGAGAGAAAGSAAGPSARQVAGRRWRASRGILAALLAMVVIAVILAALRPASSAGTLDPASPKPDGSRALAAILAQNGTRVDVARNVDPSMVRHGPGTTLVVTHTERLTDADLTILRSTQANLVLVQPTSYVLSDLAPGIDLVGNSFSGVDAPGCALQAATLAGPVSFNESFLYEPDPSGARGGMVACYTGEGGARLVQAQEPTRTVTVLGSTAPLVNESLDEEGNAALGMNLAGPGAHTVWLMPDLPEPGTAAGGKSLTDLLPFGVKLFFLELLVAVLLVALWRARRLGPVVAEALPVVVRSAETVEGRARLYRASRARDRAADALRAGARERLVPLLGLPRSAAQDPAAAQQIVSAVAGRTSHPEAVVGGALYGPEPVDDAGLLALTDVLDDLERQVRQS; encoded by the coding sequence ATGGTGATGCAGGCACCGCCCGCCGGACCGGGCGCGGGGGCCGGCGCGGCCGCGGGGAGCGCCGCCGGGCCGTCCGCGCGGCAGGTCGCGGGACGCCGCTGGCGCGCGTCCCGCGGGATCCTGGCGGCGCTGCTGGCCATGGTGGTGATCGCGGTGATCCTGGCCGCGCTGCGCCCGGCGAGTTCGGCGGGGACGCTCGATCCGGCGTCGCCGAAGCCGGACGGCAGCCGTGCGCTCGCCGCGATCCTGGCGCAGAACGGCACGCGGGTGGACGTCGCGCGGAACGTGGACCCGTCCATGGTCCGGCACGGTCCCGGCACCACGCTGGTGGTGACGCACACGGAACGGCTCACCGACGCGGACCTCACGATCCTGCGCTCGACCCAAGCGAACTTGGTTCTGGTCCAGCCCACGTCGTACGTGCTGAGCGACCTGGCTCCCGGCATCGATCTGGTGGGGAACTCGTTCTCCGGCGTGGACGCGCCCGGATGCGCCCTTCAGGCCGCGACCCTCGCGGGCCCGGTCTCGTTCAACGAATCGTTCCTCTACGAACCCGACCCCAGCGGCGCGCGGGGCGGCATGGTCGCCTGCTACACGGGAGAGGGCGGCGCGCGTCTGGTGCAGGCGCAGGAGCCCACCAGGACGGTCACCGTCCTCGGGTCGACGGCTCCGCTCGTCAACGAGAGCCTCGACGAGGAGGGCAACGCCGCGCTCGGCATGAACCTGGCGGGGCCCGGCGCCCACACCGTGTGGCTGATGCCCGACCTTCCCGAGCCCGGCACGGCCGCGGGCGGCAAGTCCCTGACCGATCTGCTGCCGTTCGGGGTCAAGCTGTTCTTCCTGGAACTGCTCGTCGCGGTGCTGCTGGTCGCGCTGTGGCGGGCCAGGCGGCTCGGCCCGGTCGTGGCGGAGGCGCTGCCGGTCGTGGTGCGCTCCGCCGAGACGGTCGAGGGCCGCGCCCGGCTGTACCGCGCGAGCCGCGCCCGCGACCGGGCGGCGGACGCGCTGCGCGCGGGCGCCCGCGAACGGCTCGTCCCGCTGCTGGGGCTGCCGCGCTCGGCCGCACAGGACCCGGCCGCCGCGCAGCAGATCGTCTCGGCCGTCGCGGGCCGCACCTCCCATCCGGAGGCGGTCGTGGGCGGTGCCCTGTACGGTCCTGAACCCGTGGACGACGCCGGGCTGCTCGCCCTCACCGACGTCCTCGACGACCTGGAAAGGCAGGTACGCCAGTCGTGA